The genomic window GgtaggaggcggcgcggcaagcccggcggcggcggccatgatcGAGCTTCGAGCTAATTCCACCGCTGAGCTCTGCGAATGGACCAACCCCGCGGCTCCGAGTCcttgaagagagagaaggaataagttcacttgaggtccctttaacttgtcaacgaatccgattttcatccttcaaccagaaaaccaaatacaacgggtccctcaacaaTCAAAATCAGTGCAAAGCAAATCCCTCAACGGCGGGCAGCTACCAACGGATCCGCCGCCTTTTTCCCTCTCCGTGCGCGCTCGCCGGTGAGGAAGGatggccgggagggagagagaaggacgCGTCGGCCGCTCCTCTCCCGTCGTCCGTGTACAGAGAGGAGCGGccatcaaaaccgctgagggacctgcTTTGCACCgatttgatagttgagggacccgttgtatctagtcttccggttgaaggacgaaaatcggattcgttgacaagttaagggacctcaggtAAACTTATtccgagagagaaagagggagaatAATGGGCTTTCTATTAATGGGCTTTTGTTAATGGGCAGTATTTCAGGCCCATGTTGAATTGGGCTTAACTGGGTAGGTTACCAGTTTGCCACTGACAGCTTGAAGAGAtgttctcccccccccccccctctctctctctctctctctcttttcgaAAATGCTAATGGCGATCGATTGCCCCTAGCtatcaccctcctcctccacgtggttttcttttttggcactgtattacttttctattttagtaaatttatacacctaaagtttgtacacctcaagtttacatatctaaagtttatacacctaaagtttagagacccaaagtttataagtcaaaagtttatatatccgactcaaatttgaatttaaattcaaatatttcatatatatagtatttctatacatctaaagtttatacacataaagtttatagacccaaagtatataagtcaaaagtttatataccccattcaaatttgaatttaaattcaaatattctttatatatatagtatttctatacataaatttttctaacttttttttatttttttaaaaaaattatggtgtagtaggaagagaaaaaggggaggagaaaggggggaGAGGAGCATATAGGGGGATGGGGGTGATCGCCGGCCATTAGCAACGCCcctctcttttcccttttttttagaattggTCGAGAAATTAAAGGTCATTTCGGTTAGAAAACGTAAAATATCTTAAAGTTTCATTAAGTGGTTAGGTCGTCATTATCGTCCTAATGAAATTATTGCGTACTGGAACCCAATGTGATTAGTCAATAACAGCTCATTCCCACTATCTATATATGTAGTACATTTTTCGATCTATTCCAGGTACAAGATCAACAGTTCGCACCTTGATTGACGCTAATTTTAGCCCAAAATACTCCCaccaacaaaacaaaaaaagaagaagaagaaattactACAGCAATCAGCCTCGAGAAGCAGCAAATTTCCCATAGGAATTTCACTGTAAACAGCACGTTGAAACCAACGGCGCCGAATGCGCAAAATTATCAGCAgctggagatcgatcgatcgaactcATCTAAGGCGCTGTGCAAGCAAGGACAGTCCACAAAGACGGATACGAGAGCGTACATCACACTACAGCTAAGCTGAATGCATCGAGCACGCGCTGAACGGCAGCATCACGAGGGGTGGGTGGGCGAGAGCGCGAGGGACCATACCTAGCTGCAAGTCTTGATGAGTCGACCTCCATCCATGCATGGCGCTCGCAAGATTTTGTCTCACTGCCCTACCGAAATTGCCACTGATGATATACATATAGATGGATGGATTGACACAATGCCAGAAGTATCGTTTGAGCATGCATTTTTCTTTGGTCAGAAGATATTAGTTCTTGCTGGTGTGAGAGGTTGAAGCTGCCAGCATGATCTGGTCCATGAGTTGCACTGCTGAATATATTGAATTCAGCCAGGAGCTGCTACTGCAGTTCTGATCTCGATCTGCATTCGCTGTTCTGAGCTATGTATGGATTTGATCGGTTTGAAGGCATCCATGTCTTTAATTTCATCGATCAGATCATGTTGCAGCTTCACTCTCTCACTACCAGCAAAACCATCTCATCGGGGCTCCAGTCTTCGATCACAGGTTCGTAATTGTCTTAAGGTAGGTTGCTGATCGATGTTATCTTGTTTTGTCATGCAATTTGTTTCTGATCCATCGAGCTGTTGATCTGTAGTTCTTTTTTGACTGTGATTTCTCAGCAGGTCATCACTATAAGCTGACAAGCTATATGATGCAACCTTTTCCCGAACTTCTATGGACTATGGAGAAAGGAGGTCAGTGTTCTTTGTTCCTGTAACGATTAAACTATTAGCATATATACTTCTCATTTTCTCTTGaacatggttttcttctttgtgTGCACTTGATGATTTGATACAGTACGATATATTGCTATCTAATCTCACAACTGTTGATACATTCTCAGTTGGAACTCTGAGCAATTTTGTCCCCCATTTCCTCCTCGGACACATTTACTACACTGCTATAtacattttcacaaaaaaacaaTGCTCCAGGGACATTGTTAGTTCATCTGAACTTGCTTCTGCAGTTCTACATCTGTACTGTTAAGTGTTTCAGGCAACATCACGACAGGAGCCATAAATCCTTTCAGCTACATCTAGGGAGCGCAACTGCTGTCCTCGACACTGTGACAATATTCTACAGAGAATGTgattttcagaaaagaaaaaaaaatgcaaagcaTTGGCCATTGGCCGCTTGAAatggtttttgttttttagaGAAAGCATTGGCCATATGCATGTGCTCCTACACGATTTTAGCGACTCCATAATCACAATGTGTGCTTCTCATGTTCATCTTCCGGAAAGCATCCTCTTTCCCCAAAATAATAGCTAATAATAAAATGACTCATATCACATTGGATTAAGCATTGCTATAGTTCCTGTGAATTTTAATCATTGAGAGGACATATCAAATACTGTATGACATATGTAAGAGGTGTCATATCTGAAGCCCTGAAACATGTGGTGTGAGCAGCTTTGAAGTGCAATAGTACGTAGGAGTACCAcaatttttgttcctttttatCAACCAAAACTTAATAGCAGTAGTACAGTCTAAGCATGAAGAGATGTCGGTGAACACATGGGCATGTAGCCTGGGGGACACGACCATAATATCGTCACAGGTTAGCGTAACACATCTACATGTGCAAATGTGATCCTTGCCTCCGAAAGGCCATGCAGCGTCCATGCTGCATTAACTCTGACAACATATGATAAGATTCTTCTATTTGTGATTAACAGCGACACAGATCGTGCCAGGTTTCGGTCCAGTATCTTGCACATTGGAAAAGCCTACTGCAGAAAACTAATGGCAGAAAAGGTCTTGAGAAACAGCTAGCCATCCTCACGTTCCATGACATCTAATTGCAACGAATTCATCATTAAGTTCTATTCACAAAGTTAGCTTTGGATGATACATAGAATCTGAAAGCAACATACCAACGCCCAAAACCAAACTGGCAGCCCAGAAGCTTCACCTGAGAAGGCTTAAAACAGTATGCACAGTGGCATTTGTCTCCATACACAACATGTACAGGTCTCATTCATAACAGCAAGAGCGATATTTTAGCTTAGTGTAAACTGCTGCAACTAGAATATAGCAAAATATAGTACACCATTATAGTTTGTTTGTGCCGGGCATTTCTCTCATGCCGAGGACGCCAAAAGCTTATTGTTATTCACTGTCATCTAGCAAAACCTGAAGCGAAGCCTATTTCAAGTTCAAAGGTAGCAGACGACTGACTTTGCATTCTTACAAACTTACACCAAGGTCCGAACAAGACCACCGCAAAAGGCTAGGGAAATTGCGTCATATGCTTGCCACCAGTCTTATGCGTCATTAAGAGCAAGGACTCCTGGGAGGGTCTTGCCTTCCAACAGTTCCAAGCTCGCGCCACCTCCCGTTGAAATGTGGCTCATCTTGTCCGCCAACCCGGCCTTCTCGACAGCAGCAACAGAATCGCCACCTCCAATGATCGTTGTAACACCTTTGGCGGTGATATCAGCCAATTTCTTGGCAATTGCCTGAATTGATTAAGAACACATTTAGCTTCAAACACAAAAACCTGTGCTGATAAATCTGTTCAAAAACAGTACTCACATCAGTGCCAGCAGCAAATTTCTCAAACTCGAACACTCCCATAGGCCCATTCCAGATGACAGTCTTGGTAGTATCCAAAGTTTCACTGAAAGTCTTGATGGAGTCTGGGCCAATATCAAGGCCCATCCAACCATCAGGGATAGCAGATGCTGGAACAGTCTGCATATGGTTTCATATTGTCAGTTCTACAGGATAACTGCAGAATTGTAGTCGCAAGTACTCTCTGATATTGTTTGTTTGCTGAATCCATTTACCAGGCAACTGGCCATACAGAAGGCGAATGCTGAATGCAGATATTTGGCTTATGACGCAGTGAATTTAAGCCATGATTTATGAATGACTACTTCAAAAGAACATTGCCATGGCAGCAAGTTCACATTTACAATGTTGTGCTACTGAAAAACCATTTTCATATATTCAACTATGATTGTATGATGCAGTGAAATGAAATTCTTATGCAGTGCCATTCACGATGTAATGAACAAACCTTGCTCTCTGCATCCGCAGCAAACTTATCAGCTACTACAATATCAGTTGGAAGCAATAGGGAGACTCCCTTTGACTTGGCTTTTTCAATAAGCGAGGTAGCCAATTCGAGCTTGTCTTCCTCCACAAGAGATTTTCCAACAGCGTATCCCTGAGCCTTGTAAAATGTATAGATCATACCACCACCCAGTATGAGGATGTCAACCTTTGCCAAAAGACTCTCAATCACCCCAATCTTTGTTGACACCTTGGATCCACCAACAATGGCAGCAAATGGTTTTTTGGGGTTGGCAACAGCTCCAACAAGATAGTCAAGTTCCTAGATTGGTGAGGACAGTtactacaaaattttaaaaggaTTACATATTTCAAAAAATCTCAAGGAAAAACAGCTTGAATTCATTGCGGATACAATTTAAAAGACAATATGCAATTTGGCAAAAAGAATGTAGTTGATTTCAACATGTCTTGCAACTTGTCACTCAAGTACTGCTGCAAGCCATCTGCTGCTTGCAACTTGAAGGAGTTTCATTGTTCTAAATGGAGTATATCAGTAAGTAAACACCAAACGAAATTATGTTCACCAAACAGTTATGTCAAAACAGTTCAGATGGTGAAAATCTTGAGCAATGCACAAAGTAAGGAAACTTGTGCAATACCTTCTGCATGAGGAAACCAGCAACAGAAGGTCTCAAATACTTCGTAACTCCCTCTGTTGAAGCATGAGCTCTGTGTGCTGTGCCAAAGGCATCATTTACATAAAGGTCAGCAACAGATGCCAGCTTATTGGCGAATTCAGGGTcatttttctcttcctccttgtAGAACCGAACATTTTCTAGAAGCAGAACACCACCATCTGGTAAATTGGCAGCCAATTTCTGGACTTCCTCACCGATGCAGTCATTGGCCATCACAACCTACGACAAGGACATCATCAAAACATGGAAATATAAGATGGTCTACCAGTTTGTAGTAAGCAGAATTGCAGAATAATAAATATGATTTATCCTTTTATAGCATACATCAACACCAAGAAGCTCAGACAAGCGCGGAACAAGAGGCTTCAAGCTGTACTTCGGGGTTACACCTTTTGGGCGACCCTGAAAAGACAAAATTGATTGCATTACAACAGAGGAcaagagaaaacaaaaagggGGGCGAAAGAACATTATCCCAAGCATAGAAACACGGTTAGCTGCTGCCCTTTTTTGAACATACAATTTCAGTTTCATTTGCCATTTTAACATAACCCAATTATATGGCATGGGGATTTTTGAGGACTACTGCACTTTAAACATGTGGCTCTTTCTATAACCAAAATGTTACAGAGGTGGATTTTGCATTTGACTTACACAACATAGGAGAACCAAAGTTTAAAGAAACCGTGGTGCATTACAGTGATTTTGTAAAAGGGAATTGTGCCTCTTGCAAGCAAGTGTTGGGCATTGATGGAAACCATTAATAGGTATTTGTATCAAAATTAGATATACATAATAACAACACAATTAAGTAACAAATGCCACATTCTGGTAGTAAAATCGCACGATAAATAAAAGATCACTCGAAACATTACTCTGTGAAATCATCGCTCACTGTAATCAGTCTAAAAATACAGTATTAAATTTATATTGACACCTTAACCTCCTATCGTAACCATGAATCTGCACATAGTTACCACTTAAAATTCACTTAAAATCGAAAATGTTTATATAGCATGTCACATCATCCAAAACGGACCACCAATCTCACATATCACACAACCTCATGCTCAAACACATTATAGCAACGTAGTAATCCTCACCAGATGGCTGGCCAGGATGACCTTGGCGCCCTTCCCCATCAAGAACTTGATGGTGGGAACCGACGCGCGGATGCGGGTGTCgtcggtgatcttctggctgtcATCCAGCGGCACGTTCAGATCGGCGCGGAGGAACACCTTCTTCCCCTTCAGATCCGACTCCGTCAGGGTGCCCACGCTCCTCTTGCTCGCCATTTCTCTCTCGCGTCACTACACGCTGCACCAAATCCGACCCCGAAAATCTCAAAAATTCGCACGACGGCCTTGCAATCCATAAATCGGAGCGATCAGGGGAGATGAGGTAAGATTTACCTGCCAAAAAAAAGGATCGAAATCGGTGGCCAAGTTCGTCGCCGCTCACGAGATTGGGGTAAAGGAGAGTTTGGATACGAGGAAGGCACGGGAAGGTGCTGGGCTTTTCTTTATATCGTCGTTGCCTGCAGTTGTGCCACCTGTCAGGCTCCTTGATACGTGTGCCAGTGGCATGTGGAGCCAGACGAAATGTGGGTCCCACTGCACGTCAAAGGTTTTGGACCTTTCGGGGTTTACGCTTTCGGCGCCGTGGGTTTTGGATGAAAGGATTTGTTCTGGTATGGACGAGTGGACGACTCAGATTGTACTGGagttttgaacaatttttttcattaacAACCGATATGAGACGGTGCCATGATTTATTCACGGGATAGACCTCAACATAAAACTGTTTAATAACGGCAGCAAGTGATtgtgttcaaaaaaaaaaaaaattactaggcTAACATCATGTAAAATATTAatcaggaaagaaaaaaaataaccacCCGAGCAGCGTCTATACAAAACCTAGAAGAAAACTAACACAAAACTCATCACTAGACTAACAAAGAAGCTACCTATAACATACTCTTTTTATAACAAATTATACTCCTTTTATAACAGATTGATGGCTTTCGGCATGCCTTTCTAGTAACCATTAAAACAAATTATCCACTAGAGTAAGATATAGATGTGTTTAATTCGTAGTAGTACTTCAGTTAAGTAAGTTTGACTAACCTATACTCCATTACTTTAATATTTGACTTGCcaacttaaagtactttaagtaagCCACTTAGCCACAATATTTAGCTAGAAGTCTCTACTTCACTTTTCTGTCAAAAATTGCTGGGATATGGTTGATTTCTTAGGTTCAAAAATTGCAAGGCTAGCACCCTGTAAAACATTAaccaggaaagaaaaaaaccaccaccaccacaccaagCCCAATAGCGCCTATACAAAACCTAAGAGAAACCTAACACCAGACCGATTACCGCTAAACCAACAAAGAAGCTATCTTATATGTTGTGAACTATATGATCAATGGTGGATTTTATAAGTTGATCGACTTTTCATCTATAGTTGCTATGACACAAGTGGATCCCACCTTTAGACTCCTGAGAAATTATACATTGGACATGCTCTCACTACATCAAGCATCCTAGTGATTTTCATATCCTGAGAAATTATCCTACAATTGTTTGCTTTGTCTGATCTATTCCCtatctccctccttttcatATCGTGTTTTTTCTAAAAGTCAACTTCTTttagtttgactaaatttatagaaaaaactaaTGAGACATAAATAGCAGTATgacttaaaaaaagtcaaaatgtttTTTCAATATGAAACGGAGTATGCAATGCGAGTCTGCGACCCTAATAAACAATATGAAAGGGAGTACGCATTACGAGTCTGCGACCCTAATCAATAACCTGAGGAAAGGTcacatatatagaaagttttctcataaaatacaccgtttaacggtttgaaaagcgtgccaacggaaaacgagaaaaaatatgtatcttTATAAAGTTAGAACGGGCTTTGAAATGCgagaaagataaatattttttttaaaaaagttaaatgctagaacaataaataaattaaaactgATGGAGTATTGTAATTGGGAAAATTCACTATTTTCTTCTTCAAATCTCGAGCTCGCAATACTCAACTCTATCTAGGAACGTTGTTCTATCCCGTACATGTTCCGGTAACAGAACAGTTAATTTGTACCTCAGAAAAACAGCCACTAGAAGGTCATTCAGAGCAGAGGGGCAGCTATCCATGAGAAGCTTGTAACCCTCCGTTGCAGCGACTGCGTGGAAATTATCCTGAGAAGCCAAGATGAACTCGATGCACCTAGCCTTGAGCTTGGTACATCCACGGCGCTCCGCCAGAGCCAACGCCATCGCGGCGGTGTCCACGCTAATGCCAGCGTGCACCTTCTCCGCGCAGATCAGCATCAGCCTCTCCACGCCGTACCGATCCGCGGCTTCGAGAAGACCATACGCCATTGTTTCAgcctcgacgtcgtcgtcatctTGCTCCGGCAAAGTGTCGGTGTAGATGAAGTGGAGCAGGGTCCTGAAGACCTCTGCCTCCATGTCCTTGATCTCGATGCTCTGCGAGTCTTTCTCCTTCATGTCGCCGAACAGCTCGGCCATGAACACCGGCGACCTCGCGGCGAGCACGCACCTGTGCGCCGCGACAGGCTCGCCGGAGACGAGGAACGTGATGTCGGCGCCATTCTTGCTCGTCAGCATCTCGCCGAGGTGCTTCTGCAGGTCGGAGAGAGGCGCCGGAACgctagtcggcggcggcgccgccgccgctgccgccgcgttcACTGGTGCTTCGAGCAGAACGGTGATCGCGCACTCGATCAGCAAGGAGTCGTCTGGTTGGACGTATCTGTATTCAGACGCATAGCTCCTCGACACCAAGAACATGTCCTTTGGTTGGCCATTGGAGAAGATGGATGTCACTATCACCTCCTTGAAAGAGCTGGATGCGGACGCGGCGGTTTGATTGATCTGATGATCATCGACAAGGCGGCATCTGAACGTCGCCGACACGGTGCGCTCGCCGTCGCTCGACAAGGTGAAGCGCAGCTTTATGTAGGGGCCGGAGTTGCGGGAGCTGGTGCCGTGGTAGTAAGCGGCCGGGAAGACCTCGATCAGCCAGTCGTATCCGCCCACGGCGATCGTACACGACGTGACCAAATTTTGCCTGTTCGCGGTCGCCGAGTACCCGTTGATCCTGAGCAGCtgcacgcgccgcgccgcctgcgTGAGGTTGATGGCGGCGTTCTCCATGTCTCTGGGCTCAGGCGTCGATCGAGCGTTAACTACcggctatatatatatcccttcGTGGATTTCAAATCGAAACGTTTTATCACTAGATTTACAAAGAGACATAACTTGTTACAGGAGTCTGTTTTAGTACCCACCATCTACAATTAATAACAGGTATAGTTCGCAAAAGCAAACCAGAAATATACAAATGTTTCGGAAACAAGGTAAAAAACAAGTGCTAAACCATCAATCCCTAAAATTCAATGAACATCCAActaatttttcgttttttctccttttaatTTGTCCCCTTGATGAACTGAACTTTTAGACGAGCCGGAGATTTGCCATGATATTGCACCGCCGCAGTGTCGACGAATTCTTATGGGATTCTACAAACGGACAGGTATCTGTGGAGGTTCTGAGCCCAAAAAAGAAGAGGGCTGCTACGGGATCCCGTTACAACAGGATAGACATATTAATTATTCTCTTGCACGAGTATCATAGGTATCAGATCCTAGGTATTACAGGTGCCGGGTAACAGGTATCGGATACCATGTAGCTGGTACCACAACAGGTATGTCTCATAGAAGAGTATCCCGTTCCAACGGGATACCGTTGTCTAGGttttctgaaaaaagaaaaaaaaacctccattgaacattgaaaaataaaatttgagcTTGTCCAATCCATACTGTCGTGGCAGCCAGCGATGACGTGGCCATCGCGTCGGCCGAATCCTTGATGTGGGCCGCGTGATCCTCGGTTGGGCCGGGGATGTTTCGTTCATCAAGAGTTCAAGACCAGCTGTGTCCAATCTGCTGTCATTAAAACGTACCGGTATATTATTATGCAGGTTCAAAGGAAAATAAACTCCATCGTACATTGAAGAGCAAATTTCTATTTGAGAAATGAGAAATGGAATAAATTTGATCCTGAGTCAGCAGTTCAACTGTGCAAAATCAGGTTTTGCAACAAAACAAGTTTTGGCACAAAATTTTCAGAACCCAGGTTTATCATTGTTTCAGATCTCCCTGCCAAAACTGACCGGCAATGAGCCTGAAAACTGATCACTGCATTGTGCCTCTCCATTCCTAAATGTCAATCTATTTTCCCCAGAGGGATTTGATTCTTTGAAGGCGAGAAGTACTCCAATATGTTTTTCTGAACCGGGATATACCCGTTTCAATTACAGATTAAACTGAAATGAAAGGTCCTACACAGACAGAGTAGCAGAGGGATTAGACAGGGTTGCGTCTAATTACTACGAATTGCCCACTGCAGAAGAGAACCATATGATCATGGGCATCACACAACAGATCCAATGGCAAAAtcacaaaagaaaaggatagagCAAACATATAAGCAAATTGAAGATTTGTTTGCTCTCAGCAAGTCCGCAGCAGCTCATCGCCAGCATCCAGGAGCAACTTGAAATCTTCTCTGCTTATTACCTGCACAATAGGAAAATTTTTGCTCAGATGCCAAATGGCCCATAAATAAATATCAAGAACAGAGCGAAGCTAGTGatgattctgaaaaaaaaaaaaacaggttctCCTGCTTTAAGAAAtgtttctgaaaaataaacgTACTGATTACTAGTGGCAACAGGCATGTTCTCATAGCCTGAAAGGCTTGAAACGCAGAAGCATATTTCTGCAGTGCAGTAGTAGTATTGTACTAACACGTGAGAAAAATACAAGAATGACCAAGGTAatactagctagtactagtgAGTAGTGACAAATAATGGGCTTGTACAAAGTATGCACTACTCCATGACTGGGAAGAATCAATCAAAACTTCTAGCACAAACAGAGATGATGCATTGCCAAATCCTGGAGAAAATTTCACAATAGAACAGTTCAGCTATGACATCTCTGATACGCACGTACCTGCATTTTAATTCTTTCTTCCACGGGCAACCTTGACAAGGTCAGTCAACACCGAGGGACAGCTCGCCTCCAGATGTTTGAACCCATCAGTGGCCAACACAGCATCAAGGTTTTCAGCCGTGCCGGCAGCAATGAACTCGACGCACTTGGCCTTCAGATGCGAGCAGTCGTGCTGCTCCGCCAACGCCAACGTGGTCGACACCGTGTCGACGTCGATGCGCTCGGCGAGCTTGCTCGCGCAGATGAGCTTGAGCCTCTCCAGCCCGTAcctgtcggcgccggcgagcagatgctgcgccatcgccgtcgccgtcgacgctgcCTCCGTCTCCTCGCCATCACGGTGGTCGAGCTCTGGAACGGTGTCAGTGTAGACGAAGTGAAGAATGGCCTTGAAGACCGGCGCCTCCATGTCCTTGACCTCGACGCGCTCCGAGGCCTTCACCTTCATCGCCCCGAACAGCTCGGCCATGAAAACCGGCGACCTCGAGGCCAGTATAGCCTTGTGCGCGGCGAACGACTCGCCGGACACGACGAACGTGACGTCGGCGCCGGTCTTGCTCTCCAGGAGGGCGCCAAGGTACGCGTGCAACTCGGACGACGGCGCCACGGCTGCATTCGCGCtgtcgcccgccgctgccgccgccgcggctatCTCCGGCTGTTCTCGGAGCACGGTGATGGCGCACTGAACGACGTAGGAATCGTCTGTGAGATAGCCCGACGCCTCCAGCTCGTCCCTTGCCATGAACACGGCACGGGGCGAGTAGTCACCGGGCTTGTGGAACTTATGCGACACGGTCTTCATCTCCGACGGCCTCAGCTTCTGCGTCGGATCTACCAAGCAGCAGCTTAGCTGGGCCTTCACACTGCCGCTGCCTGTGCGGGGCGCGCCGCGCAGGACGAGCTTGAGCGTGAGCGGCCGGTCGCGCCTGCCAACCCAGGGATCCTTCGGCCGCAGGCGGATCTCCCAGTCGTGTCCGCCGACACAGTACCGCCTGGAACTGAAGAACTCGCCGTCGTCCATGGCCATTGTCAAGGAGTGGCCCACGATCTTGAGCTGGATGTCGTTGGAGCGTGTCACGTCGGTGAGCTTTtccatggcgatcgatcgaatcGTATGGCTGGACTGGACGTATCGTGGAGAGAGGGCTAGGTGAGGAAGCGAGTGGAATTGTTTTTCTTCAGTAGCTGAGTGCTTTtgtattagagcaagtttaatagcatagctctccaattcatctatagcaaATCTAAGAGCTTatctatacaatagttacatactacactattaatatctggtcatACTTGCCATACACACActgcatcttggagtccgtgctatagctggctacaaatctatagctcactgctcttctctctttttatttatctctttaaaatatatttgcagctgacttatagcatgctattgtacctactcttatACTATATCGGTGTCGTTCATTAAAGTGAGCTAGTCGATCGTTCGATGGCTCCTCGGGTAGCGCTTCCGGAAATGAACAGGCGAATTCATCAGACCGAGTTCcctctttaattaatttggataaTTTGACCGATGGCTTCAGTGCAGGATAGAAATTGATTCCCCACTTGTGGCATGATCGACCAATGCAGCGTTTACACTCTAAACCCCTCCCCTCATTTTTCacgtgcacgtttttcaaactgctaagtagtatttttttaaaaaaaagtttctatataaaagttgtttaaaaaattaaattaatacttaattaatcacgtgtgcGGTCTATTTTCTACGTACACTGTTTGGGTCGGGAAAAAGAGTGTCGAACACAGCT from Oryza glaberrima chromosome 6, OglaRS2, whole genome shotgun sequence includes these protein-coding regions:
- the LOC127777502 gene encoding phosphoglycerate kinase, cytosolic-like, giving the protein MASKRSVGTLTESDLKGKKVFLRADLNVPLDDSQKITDDTRIRASVPTIKFLMGKGAKVILASHLGRPKGVTPKYSLKPLVPRLSELLGVDVVMANDCIGEEVQKLAANLPDGGVLLLENVRFYKEEEKNDPEFANKLASVADLYVNDAFGTAHRAHASTEGVTKYLRPSVAGFLMQKELDYLVGAVANPKKPFAAIVGGSKVSTKIGVIESLLAKVDILILGGGMIYTFYKAQGYAVGKSLVEEDKLELATSLIEKAKSKGVSLLLPTDIVVADKFAADAESKTVPASAIPDGWMGLDIGPDSIKTFSETLDTTKTVIWNGPMGVFEFEKFAAGTDAIAKKLADITAKGVTTIIGGGDSVAAVEKAGLADKMSHISTGGGASLELLEGKTLPGVLALNDA
- the LOC127777049 gene encoding uncharacterized protein LOC127777049, yielding MEKLTDVTRSNDIQLKIVGHSLTMAMDDGEFFSSRRYCVGGHDWEIRLRPKDPWVGRRDRPLTLKLVLRGAPRTGSGSVKAQLSCCLVDPTQKLRPSEMKTVSHKFHKPGDYSPRAVFMARDELEASGYLTDDSYVVQCAITVLREQPEIAAAAAAAGDSANAAVAPSSELHAYLGALLESKTGADVTFVVSGESFAAHKAILASRSPVFMAELFGAMKVKASERVEVKDMEAPVFKAILHFVYTDTVPELDHRDGEETEAASTATAMAQHLLAGADRYGLERLKLICASKLAERIDVDTVSTTLALAEQHDCSHLKAKCVEFIAAGTAENLDAVLATDGFKHLEASCPSVLTDLVKVARGRKRFGNASSLFVLEVLIDSSQSWSSAYFPVVNARSTPEPRDMENAAINLTQAARRVQLLRINGYSATANRQNLVTSCTIAVGGYDWLIEVFPAAYYHGTSSRNSGPYIKLRFTLSSDGERTVSATFRCRLVDDHQINQTAASASSSFKEVIVTSIFSNGQPKDMFLVSRSYASEYRYVQPDDSLLIECAITVLLEAPVNAAAAAAAPPPTSVPAPLSDLQKHLGEMLTSKNGADITFLVSGEPVAAHRCVLAARSPVFMAELFGDMKEKDSQSIEIKDMEAEVFRTLLHFIYTDTLPEQDDDDVEAETMAYGLLEAADRYGVERLMLICAEKVHAGISVDTAAMALALAERRGCTKLKARCIEFILASQDNFHAVAATEGYKLLMDSCPSALNDLLVAVFLRYKLTVLLPEHVRDRTTFLDRVEYCELEI